gactccattatttttaaaagttgctgaactagttgttcagattgacgaggatgatctatgtttgaattttttgctcatattacaggccacacccagtataGTATAAATCAGTCTTATTAGAATACATCTCATTATTATGGTTTAGTCACatttactatttataatttgtttgaagtagtttttttttattcaactgaatggcaaacgagcaagtgggtctcctgatggtaagagatcaccaccgcccaaaaacGTCTGCAACCCCAGGGGTATTGcacatgcgttgccaacctagaggcctaagatggaatacctcaagtgccagtattttcaccggctgtcatactctccacgccaaaacacaatagggcaagcactgctgcttcacggcagaattagcgagcaagatggtggtagcaatccgggtggaccttgcagaaggtcctaccacctactaTTTTACATGCTCTTCCAACATCATTTCCTGAGACTTAGTTCAAGCTTACATTTATCCACTTTAATTTCCATTCTGATCGTAGATTGGTAAAAGTTTTTGATAACGGAATTGTTTATGTTTCAGATCCCTACAGCACAAATGAAGGAGGCAGATGACGTCATTCCATTCATGCCTGTGAAAAAGAAAGTAGTTCACAAACTAATAGTAAATTCAGAGTCAAATTCTAGTTCATAGCGAGTCCACTTACAACTTTTCATTAATAATTCAGCAATAATAAGTTTAATATTAAGATGTACAGTAAAATAAAGTGTCTATGTCTCTATACAGAGGTTTTAATCAAATTTTACTAATAAGATTACTAACCTGCTCAATGATGTTCTAATAATTTTTAACCAATTGAAAAATTTTGATATGCACACTatcgaaatattttattgatgaAGTGATGAAGATACTTTTTGTACTACTTCATCATTCTTGCTTTTGAggtgggaaaaatatttttcagtaaTCACCTGATTACTGTTACATGGTTCTATCTGTCTTAAACTTTTGATTATACTAGTACTAGTGTATCTGGTTCAATTAAGTTTCTAAGTACTCTTTAGACATAGCCACTTATCATTATctaacataggtaggtactttgcatAGATCGAaagataaaaatgatttttcatgATAATATTGGTAATCAATTAATTTATGTCGGCACAAGCCAATTGGAAAAGGATTAATGTACTGAAGTTTGAATATATTTGCAACaatgtaagtttattttatttcatgttgaTTATGTAGTTTTTGCATGCAATTGGTCAAGGCGCTTTTAGATAAACAAAGGCCAATGTGATGATATACAAATTGTACAGATGTAGatattataggtatatttaaGCCATCGGGAAAACTCTAAAATACAATCAAGAAACAGTCAATGAAGTGACAGTCAATTACGGTATTAAATAATTGACATATTTCGCACCTTCAGAATTAAAGTGGCTTATGATGTATCTAGTTATTTTTGGTACAAAGTTTATTAACCCGTatttataggtagtgccacgagagttaaagtgaatgattacttacaaagctacaaaaataaaagattgtataAAAGGACAACGAATGAAACAGTGACGTAGCTAGGTATGTAACTAAAAGCACTggggtaaaaaataaactagggctccaactaactatttaaagtcgtttgttccgtattccgAATATTCCGAGTGTGGGAGGAATTTTCACTAGTTCAATTTATAGTTTGTATAAGTcaagagtccgaggggccccctgagctttgGGTCCCccgggcactgccccgtctagccctccgcgCCACTGGAATGAAATGAATTAGTTAATGCTAAaccctgctgtcattacatgaNNNNNNNNNNNNNNNNNNNNNNNNNNNNNNNNNNNNNNNNNNNNNNNNNNNNNNNNNNNNNNNNNNNNNNNNNNNNNNNNNNNNNNNNNNNNNNNNNNNNAAacatatacagggtggatttcgacgagggacctttgcggaGATATTGCATTGTTTAAGTGATACACAGTCGATTTATAATGTTTAGAAacttaaacaaagtaaaaaaaaaaatacaaaattcactcATTTTTAACTGTGGTGATAACCCTATATTGCATCTGCACATAACGGCAAGATGGCTAGATTAAGGAATCGCCGTCGGAAAAACTCGGGATATTACGTTTATTTCCGAGAGTTTGTTGTCATCGATGTAATACGATAcgaaaaaatacgaatatcaattactttattacaatttttacatACGGTGTTCAAATGTTCCTCCGTGTCTAATAATACACGCTGCAGCCCGTGCCCGAGTATGTATTTTGTAAGGGTGAAGGCGCGGGCACGTTTAAGAACTTTTAGTACTGCGGTATGACTTATTTCGAAATGTCGACCAGCTGATCTCGAACTTTTTCTTGGATTCCGCTCAAAATACCGCAGTATTCTTTCTTCAAGTCTAGCCGCAAGACGAATAACAGGTCCTCCACGTTGATCGTTCTTAGCTGTTCTTGGTACAATGGGCGTGAATGGGCTGATTGTTGGTGACACGATCACAAGCACGTAAAATTGTCCTACGACCTGTTGGGTGTGGTGGTGAATATGTTTCCCTGTAACGTCCTTTGGTAACGTCGTAAAGCTTCAACCGCATTATGATTGTAGCTTGCGTATAACATGAGCAAATTAAATATCCACGTGCATCTAACAAAGGCATTTTCATGTATAGGAAGCAAATGAAATGAACTTAAAcgtcaatttcatttcaaacatcATATTTATGATATGTTTATGATCGATTTTTCAATCATGCAAAGAGTTTCGATAGTTGTAGAAAATGCGTTGGTTCTATCTCGGCTCGGCGAATGAAGAGTCCTATGACAACCTATTACTACAACTTTAGTGCAATATCCGTCAAATATTGGTAAGTATTCAATTTTTTGgcgataaccaaaataaaataaaaaaaacaaggacaGCCAATTGTATGAATTGCTGATCAACCAGGGAACAATTTCAATCATTCAAAATAATTTGATGAAGCGAGTTAACGAACTAAACCTTAtcagtttaggtaggtaaacagagacattttatttatgatgaaagaGGTTACTATCttctttaattgtttatgaCGATTGAGTACATTCGAGTGAATGTcagtgtcatgtcatgtcatgtgagttatttgttgtggttagaattattaactaagaaattggattcgcgctgtcatcgttcatccaccattacctctcatatttcgttttctaggaATTTTTTatcgtacaacggcaaaaactactaacactggcaaaattggccccgatggacagagccatattttaagaaacaacaataagaaatacataaatactACGAGACAATCACCTCTGCAAATCCTGCAACGATTTTTTTAGCGTTGCACGAAGACCTAAAAATGGGCAAATGGCAACATATTAACGTAATATCCTGACGTCTAAAGATTGTTTACAAGTAAGAACATTGACCCAGCCACTAGGGTTGGCACAAAGTAGTTTTTGGTATGAATGTTTAAAAGGCTATAACTTGAAAACGGTAACATATATTTCCATAGTTTCTATGGGGAAATATAGTGCTAAGGTTGAACTATCTGCCAGTTCCGCAAGGccctcgtcgaaatccaccctgtatattaaaataaaattggaaacAATGACATTACAGATTACATGAAATTAGGTTTTGCACGGGAACAGTTTCAccgtacctacttgtttttgcAGATAGAGGTTACCCGTGTCACCTACACTAGGCTAGGCCTGTCCTGTAGGATGACACCGTTACAGTGATAACCTATTAAACTATTTAAATGTTAaagaaaatgaatgaatgatgatgatgaatgttatCGCTCGATAATCTTAAAAATATTGATGTCCAATTTAAGATTACATTGGTCATTGATAAATTGATTGATTATAATCTGTTAcgcactagcttttacccgcggctttgctcgcgtgaaccataaacatttcaaagaagcaagcatttaagcaagcatgcattcaagactgcattcaagcatgcaagcaaggatgtaagcaatcaagcaagcatgcatgcaagtgagcatgcaatcaagcatgcaataagcatgcaagcaagcatctaagcaagcatgcattcaagcatgcaagcaagcatatagataaacatgtatgcaagcatgcaagctagaatgcaagcaagcatgcagataatagatcaagcaagcatactccgaaatgtgcaagaaataatGCATGCAAACAATAGATCACAAAggtgcaagcaataatgcaagcaagcatgcaagttatttagttcaaatttttttaaacattgtctgaaaaaaaaaccacttatttcgtatctctattgacgtgaaagatctaacatatacgaaatctacatatttgggttcgtctttgacgtctctaaaatcTGGTCGaaggttttcatttgaaaaaaacagttttttggcctaaaattgtttaactttgatgccaaatatctcgaaaactgaagtaaatatgggataacaaacatactcactcactcgcaaactttcgcttttataatattaagtatgattAATCCACGCATTAAGAAGTAAATACGTTTCATTGGCAGCATACAGTCAAGGTCAATACCTACTGTGTATACGGCACAAAGCCGCATTGAGATGTAGGTATACAGACTTTATTGCTGTGGCGATAAGGTTGATGTATTTGCCTATACTTTTGCAATTTTGCGTGCTTCCATATTTGTGGCCTGGGCTGTATTTACTTTGTAATTGAACTTAGGCTTATGTTCCACCAAGCTACTTGTAATAACACGTGTAGATATCACTGACGGGAAGCAACACTGATGATTTTCAGGCAAAGAAGTTTTACTCTGCTAATTTATTGATGTTTATACTCGACAGGTACACAGGCGAAAGTTTACAAGTAGGCGACTGTGGTATAACATTTGCTAAAATTTCGGAAGATGAAGCTGGTACTTGGACATGCCACATGGGTCCAGGCAACCAAGTAGGCTTAGAAGTCACCGATAGTTTTAACGTGAGAGTCACAGGACCTTTAGCGGCTAATAGCAAAGAAATACAAACGAGCATCGGTGATACCGCCACTTTATATTGCCATACAGCCAATGGGATGAGGCCTTTGGATTACTGCCGATTTAGGACGCCTCGTGCGGTCGGAATGAGCATTGATGCTACTATTACGGAAGAAAAGTaagcatattgttttttttcgtaagtaGTTAAAACCAGGGTTACTTTAGGAAATTTTGAGGctactttgatagatttaaaatggttataaaaacgcaaatattcatggctcgattgagcaaatgaagtaaaaagttaagtaatttaTGAAGGTAGGTATTGAACTGCCACATatggtctaaaaaaataaagaccaAGTAGTCCCTGTattttaaagtaaccccgtTTCACGGTAACTTTTGACAGCTATAGTTCCAAGTCAATCCAAgtgttttaaattgttttcgAATGACATTTTAGTTTTGCTTTTATAATGACTAATCTAGATCACGCACTACTGTCGTAGTTGTGTATGATAGTATCTAAAGatgccaagtttcaagtcaaccAATTCAACTCAATAAATCAATAGTTTTACCTTATCTTTGTCTGCGCATCTAACTCCTACgagacttaataataataaatgttaggTATGTTCGTGTTTGTGGTCGCGTAGATCGGAAACAATAGAAGTTTTATTGTTATGAATTCTAACGCCATAGTaacatatatatttgaagaCACAGAGTTGGCtgatatttaattaagttaaaagAAGATATAGGaagaataaataaacttttatttacagCGCAATACTCAATCGCTACTATTTTACGCCTGGTCGAGATTTAGACTATGGAGATTGTTCGTTGACGATACGTTCAGTGCAACAAGAGGACATTGGTGTTTGGACATGCGCAGCTTTGGTCCACCAAGATATCGCTGAAGCCAGAGATACAATTACTGTTTCCATTGGAGGTAAGTGTTTCTAGATTTTCAAGGAGAAGGCGTAAACAGTACTTGTCTATAGATCATGttaaattcatctaaatcaaAATGTCAACGTTCAAAAATTACATGtgcacattaaaataaaataaaaaaacttaaaagtaaCACAAAGTTAAAccctattatttataaaatatatccaCCAATTATCCTAATTGTATACATACTTTGAAAGATTAGTCTAACATTCCTACTTCTTGATATCCTATATGTACAGTCGCtggtacttattataaaaacaaaataaagccTTAAAAAATACCTCGCTAAGTTCTATACGTAAATGctttaattgtcaaatccaaTATTTTTGTCCTTGACTACAAATCTTGGAGCAATGTAAATTAGCAGATCTCTGGGGTCTCTGGGTCGCAAAATCACTTGCACTTTAATAAGAGGCAAGATTTCAATAGCTAATATCACTTATTTCTTCAGGTGCGCCATCCAGTACTCGAACTTTATCACAAGCTGGCATAGCGGGGATGGTGATCGGTCTAATCGGGCTTCTGGGGTCTTGGCTGGAGTCGTGTGGTTCCAGAGACACAAGTTCTTCCCCGTGAGATCCAACAGAAGCACAGATCCTAACATCACGTTCACACGAACCATTTCAACAGGCGGGAGTATTAGCTCTAGCAATAGCAGTGGCCCCGAATTTGAAGTTCAGATACGCAATATGGATCCTTCGCCCCCACAATAAGAGTCCAAGTAATAATCTAATCACAGGAATGAGGGCCAAAAGACAGGCGAAACATGGCTAGATagcgttagcatcgtgaggtttttttgaagttctggtcttgcttgcaattggctaataacttataagtaaataactaaatgagcatGGGCTCATTGCAATGGTGCAAGCAAGACCGTTACCatccgtaacgtcaaaaaaacatcacgatacttacgccatctagcgatatttcgcctagCGTTTAGCCCTCATTAGATCGTTGGCACCAAtctctacttacttacttcgacttacgaacttatccgacaaaataggATGGagaaacattattcaatagatcagTAGGTAAAAACACGTATCTAATTCGCCTAAAAATAATGGAGCTGCACTACCCGACCAAGCTAAGTTTTCACCTCGCGTCTTAACAAGAAcagttcaaaaatttaaatttcaacaaataggagacGTAAATTCGTAAGACGCGTAGCGGCGACTAAGATGCTAACCGTACTGACGCGACAGGGCGATCGCGGGCAGGTGAGCTGGGAAGCGGGCGGAATTTCGCATTCCAAcgaggtgcaaacttagcttggtcgGAATATAATGAGGATCATTAAAATTGTAGGGTAGTTGTGTGGCTGTGGACGTGCAATTAAAATACTCAGTAGGTCGAGATTCAATAAGGTTGGAAGTTTTGGCTTTGGTTGTATGTTAGACATAAGTATAAAAGGTAAAACTCGATGACGAAAAAAGCGAAGCGAAGCTTAtatcgatataaggtctgtgccCATAACACTCACTGCGAAGACGAGTCCAATGAttctttgtttattatttttatttattatattccgTAGCAGACGAGGTATATAGGGAAATATCACATATTTAGgcgataattaattatattgaaattcttacaaataaatagtACAATCAATAAAATTGAAGCAACTTTTATTACCTTCATCgtaaaaaacacgtttttatACAATATGTACAAAGGTTCTTCACAAAGAAATCTTAATTCACTAATCGAGTCATGTGCCGAAAAgctataattaattatgattgatctaattataatatgattggttttttgggagtatttttgtattttttatttcaactccaaatttgttatttttacgggtatcttgtgaaaccatatcgaaaatggtctctttttctggtttttctgtgcatccatgtctcagtttgtattttcgatttgctacttataataattatcgGCGTTCATAATCACATTCACGTTATGCTGAAATAAGTCGGATGCATAATTACATCAAGATCTCCGAAATCTTTTAATGGGTTACAATTTATCGTGtacattattacattacatcgtgggtgtaggtacattatatcgttacaaaaataatttagttgaCAAAAGTatgctagtaataaattatgtGCGAACAATTATTATCCTTTCAGCTTTGGGTAAGTATATTTGATAATACGATGCACTGAGACCTACATTTTTCTAATGTTTGTGTACAGTCAGTCAATTTAAGCCCTAGGCCACCGTAATGATTTGATTTGTTTATAACAATGCTTATCATTGTTTTCGTACAACGTTATTTGTACTTTAACAAGTCATAGTTTTATCATTTGATAAATCCATATCAAATCTATCTAAATATTCTATCAAAAAGGTATCTCGTTAAAAATAACTTCGGTACCAACAAAGGTTAATCGTAATAATTAAGTAGTCTTATTATTTTGACAATGCTTTAGTCAACCGGTTTGTATCCAAGCACGATCTGGTCGATGGTGACTTTGTTGAAGAATTTGTTGATGGCCTTGACACAGGTGCGGACGATTTGTTTGATTACTGGAGGTGCGAGGTCGTCCATTAGTTGCTGCCAGTTCTGGTTTGCGAACTCGTGAGTGGCGTCCGctgtaataaaaatagtaaattgatTACATATGCAAATGATTAGTAATATAAATCGTCGAATTGTTGTGAATTCGTGGGGCACAGTTTTTGAGCTTTTATGTGGGATATCTGTGGCATTATAAATATCCTTCAATTATAACAGAAACTTAACAGAGTGTTGAAACAGGGTCGATCGGTCTGTTACAAAATGTCACTAAAAATGTTACATATGattcaaagaaagaaagatgcGTTCTTGCGTTGGGCAAATATATAGGTTGTAATCCTTGAAATAATTTACTATCAAATGAATTTAGAATTATTTGTTTTCGACAAAGTACCCAAAGCTACGTTGTTAACCCTGTGCATTCTTTACAGAAGGTAAAATTGGACATGActaaatttgtattatttatttctcggATCAGAGAACGCTTCGGTATCCTAAAGATGAAGGTAATTGATGATTGCATTGATCGTGTACGCCCACCTTGATTTCCGTGTATATGTTCATTGTATCGACCGACAATTTAAAACCTTCATCTTGAAAAGCTGTTAGTTTATACAGTGAAGCGACGATAATTTAACGAACTTTCAGCCCGGCCCTTGCCCGGCCACGACAATACGCGTGATCGGCGGCGCGGCGAACGTTTTCTCTGTTCATATACAGCATAGAATAGAAATAATAGGGTTTGAGAATAGGACGGACTCATCTGCTGTTCCcatgggtgtcgtaaaaggcgactaaagtCGCACTCACATTTAGGACGCTGTTATGCAATTGTGTgtcaaccctgattaattctgcaatacaatgtcaacccatAAAATTAAGAGTTGACATTGAGGTTCAACTGATCCTTAACAGACAACGACCAGTCAAGAGGGTAGCGACTTCTCAATCGCAGAAGAATGCATAGACGCTCGGCGCTCATGGATTTTTGGCAGCACAtgcaatgaacagaaaaaaaactggCCGCATCGTCATTCGTGCGTACATACCTGGTCATTACCGAATCGTTCGTTAGTGTTTCAATAGGACTTCAAATAGTAAGGGCTTGCACATACCTACATGCAATTTTTGCAACGACTAAATGACTAAACTGTTTAATCGATGCAAAAGTTGTATGTATGCGTTAGCCCTAAGAGTACGTCAAAAGGCACCTGTAATGACTCATAATATGCATGTTTTGTGAGCTTCATTTTTATTCCGCACTTGAATACATGAGCTCAGTGTATCGGTAATTTTGTGAATCGGAATTCCGGCGCATCccagattatttatttgtattatgatGTAATATCATATGAATTACAGGGTATTGTGAAATGTGTTAAAAGATGTCTAAGGTTGTatgtacttacatacctataactCGCACAATAACAGCTGACTAGGTTTAGTTTACGATTATCCCTGTATTGTTGTTCGctctgtacctactcgtaatacTAGAAGAACAATGCTAGTTCTcaataaatgtataattataggTGAACTGAACTTACCCAACTGTTTGTTTCCATTGAATAGGTTCTTAAAAGCAAACGTCGTCTTCTCGATCTGATAGTTGTAGTTCGGTGTGACCAGTTTGAAATGTTCGCCTTTTGCGTCATTGACGTGGGTTAGCTTGCTTTTGATTTCCACTTTGATGTTATCTGGAAAGGGGAAGCAGATGGGTATGAGTTTTCAAACAACGCACCTTTAGACACCAGTGGCGTGGAGTAAATATTTACGCTAGGCATTAGGCAACCCAGAGAGTAAGAGAAGCGTGAGTTTGGCTTGTTTTTTGGTGTTACAGCTTTTACATAATATACTGACTTTGGAGGTAAAATCTACACAtgattataggtagagtcattcacgatgacgcgtgccgtggttcttattacaatgtcattaacaTTAATGGctatttttgtcaaaatcacgcgtcttcgtggatggcactaggtatacctactgcTACAGTGGCAGTGATAATGAGAGGGTATGTGGGTACATCAGTTTGAGCACCACAACCGCTAATTCTTTTCGGCTGTTGACTTAAGACATGCCTAGGTAGACATGCTAGGTACTCGTGCTAGTTTGTGGGATTTAAGGTTTTAGAGAGATGTTTGTCAAACTAAACCAATAAgcgtgaagaccaaaaagttatAAGACCACCTTAATTGGTCGGTACAGTCGAAGGCATAAttaatatctatacagccatagcgttaattattatattaatatctaaTTTAATTATAGCATAAAAGTTAATTATTACAGTATAATGgtatatagatttatttttgacgccttggtaacgtacattaggtaggtacaatttgtGTGGtcaattttcgtgtcacagCGGACGGAGACttcaaactaattttaactACCGGCGTTAAGCTACATTTTGAACTTGAACTCCACTCAATAATCTGCTGTATGATATTTCAGAACCATTTGAAGAAATCTTGGAACAAACATTCAATCATCACACAATGTCTGCCCCtaccgggattcgaacccgcgACCTCAACTACCTACTCAATAAACAGGGCCACTAGCCTATGCGATCGTGACTCGTATATTTGAAAACTAGTAGATTCTATCAGTTAAGTATTTACCAATCTATGCGTACTTTTGATGCTTTTTTTTAACGGTTGAGACGTCCGAAAATATTTGCATTGGGTAAGTACTCTGCATTTTTATTAGGTGGCAAAACCCACGACGTTGATATACTTGATATACCTACACTTACATCTTCTGATGTGTTGTGTTTAATTACATCTTCTGATGTGTTGTTAAAGCAACAAACTAGGCAAGGATATAAACTTAAACCGACTACTGGTAAAAAATTTCAAACTCTACCAAAactcaatcaaatcaaatcaaaactgAGAAGAACAAAACCTTGTAATTTTGAGGACTTTCGGAGCTCGTAACTTCTCAAATATTCGCTTAACACCTTCCCAGTCCGGGTGACCCTAATGTGTGTTTAAGGAGCTTTATTTCAGGAGTCCGTGCTTCACCATGGGTTCACAACTTCAAACTGTCCCCAAAGAAAGTAGAAGCACGCTTACACGTGACTttgacaaaataaatcatttcatatgGGGACATTGAATGTGTTAAAAGAAATCTCTTACCGCATTTGATAGTACTATCTCCATGTCCTTGCACAGGCAGAATTAAGATGCGTCCATCGATGGCGTATTGTCCAGTGACGCTCATATTGGCTATGAATGTTAGCGAGAACTTCTCTTCGTCTATGTCCACTCTGAAACAATTACATAAAAGTTATCTCCTAATATTTTCACGAATAAAATTTTTAAATCACTCACTAGCCCATCTTTAACCTATCGGGGACCCTGGGCTCTTGAGGGGAATAGGGCCAAGATTTGTATCCCCCTCGCAATGTGTGAACTTGGGATAAACTATTAGGTACGTAAGGTACCTActcgtcgctgtcccaatagttggcatctttaatcttatgtcattagcaatagaggtgacagcagagTGACGTCTATTGGGAATTAGCAtgtcgagcactcgtacgtttaccttacagtCTGAACtccgaaagtattttttttacagtcacGAGTCAAGAGCCCAGAATGCCAAGTTCGAAAAAGGGGCATGATCGTGATGAGTAGTTGTAGAAAAACTATATAGGTTGATTTTGAAGTGCAAGAGAAAATTATCGCTGTCAgagttaaagttaaaatatctttattaaattttggcTAAAGGTACATAGGcgtttcaccagagatgtgcgaggataggtatgTTGCGAGAATTGTGTTTCTCatgcatgaaccaatagaaattaACCTATCCTAtctctatacttggtttggataggtgtttaactaaatgtaaacaaacttcagctgtcaGATTTGATACATTCAgggatttaaaacattttacttatctatcattgtaatgcAAACTAGattagtgtatttcaatacagaaatgtaaatgtttagatagtttaatgggtgaatttcaatgtttaagacgccaattgacgttgttttgtttacatctaaatgtaactaattaaatacctatcgaaaccaagtatttatttatttgtttatttattgatatacaAACAGTGTTTACACAGGAAATAACATTAGATTTACAATGGTTCTTATACTATATGTAACACTAACAATAGGTATATACAGCGCTCAACGTTTATGTGAATagattaaatagtattttagattcatcatcccagcctatatacgtcccactgctgggcacaggcctcctctcagaacaagagggcttgggccatagttcccacgcgaacccagtgcggattgggaacttcacacgcaccacgCATGATATTTTAAAACCTGAGCAAAATGGGTTCAGAAAGAAAAAATCAACAACATTAGCATGCTtcaaactaaacaataaaataacggAATGCATTGACAACAGTGTACCGATAGGAGTGCTATTTCTTGATATGTCCAAGGCCTTTGACACCGTATGTCACAGGAGCCTACTGGATAAACTAGATAAGCAGGGGATACGAGGACCTGCTTATAATTGGCTTAAGAGTTACCTACACGAACGAAAACAATATACTCAAAtagataaaatagaaaataacagTCTCACTTCTTTTAAATCTAGATGCAAAATAAATTCATATGGCGTGCCTCAAGGCAGTATCCTGGGGCCATTATTGTTTATTGTCTATATTAATGATCTGACTGAATCAACTAGGCATGACTGTATCTTATTTGCAGATGATACAACAGTAGTAGTTAAGGGTACAGATccaaataaatttcaatatgACTTAAATACAGCACTAAAGGATGTGATCAGTTGGttgaacaataataatttaaaaataaacttaaataaaaccaaattCATGCAGTTCTTATCATACAAGGGTAAAACACAAAAACTAGTTATCAAACATAATGACATCGGTATTGAGGAAGTAAAAAGCGCGGTATTTTT
Above is a window of Choristoneura fumiferana chromosome 2, NRCan_CFum_1, whole genome shotgun sequence DNA encoding:
- the LOC141444193 gene encoding circadian clock-controlled protein daywake-like, producing the protein MIVISFVLLVAIACSGNGDILPSYIKPCTLGDGFANCVKEQMITSLPYFTKGIPELNVPSLDPVNLDDIVIDGNGLKLSLKEAKLHGIADVDVQDLKVDIDEEKFSLTFIANMSVTGQYAIDGRILILPVQGHGDSTIKCDNIKVEIKSKLTHVNDAKGEHFKLVTPNYNYQIEKTTFAFKNLFNGNKQLADATHEFANQNWQQLMDDLAPPVIKQIVRTCVKAINKFFNKVTIDQIVLGYKPVD